In Herpetosiphon gulosus, the following are encoded in one genomic region:
- a CDS encoding response regulator, translating to MASGQETILVIDDSEAIRVKLQAQLRSLGYQVVLAETGRNGLNAITQHHPHLILLDYQLPDTTGLDLLRKLRTDGNTVPILLMTAEGSERIAVTAFKMGVRDYLIKPFEPQDVAQAIDRALREWRLQREKEILLGQLQGQVRQLTVLHRVGKAVTAQLDASNLLERIVEASVFLSNADEGFVQLIDDNQLVVRASHNINPLHLRELSKHTDYELATRTIKTNKPIRINSERDGIRVQANYLAQAVLMVPLLVGTEALGVLTVAATTHRRNFDEGDERLMQMLADYASIALHNARTYSALRETQGRLVEAEKLSGMGRMAASLAHEINNPLAIIRSGLELVAQQHTPGTALGDLVQGLDEEVARIARLLYTLVNFYQPNNDGVPPDLNHLIISLMHITKPQLDKANVKLYQELATDLPAPNISSDACKQVLINLVRNAIDAMPDGGKLTIRTAHQKGQIFVNVEDSGIGIPPEHRERIFEPFFSTKGVTGTGLGLSVVYGILQQVGGAISVESIVDQGSNFTLRIPVAAQRSQSPDLDSDELLIG from the coding sequence ATGGCAAGTGGTCAAGAAACGATTCTAGTGATCGACGATAGCGAAGCAATTCGGGTCAAACTTCAGGCTCAATTGCGTTCGCTGGGCTATCAGGTCGTGTTGGCTGAAACTGGGCGAAATGGGCTAAACGCGATTACCCAACATCATCCGCACCTCATTTTGCTCGATTATCAACTGCCTGATACCACCGGGTTGGATTTGCTGCGCAAGCTGCGCACCGATGGCAATACCGTGCCAATTTTGCTGATGACCGCCGAAGGTTCCGAGCGCATCGCTGTAACGGCCTTCAAAATGGGCGTGCGCGATTATTTGATCAAGCCTTTTGAGCCGCAAGATGTTGCTCAGGCGATTGATCGGGCGCTGCGTGAGTGGCGTTTACAACGTGAAAAAGAAATCTTGCTTGGTCAATTACAAGGCCAAGTGCGCCAATTAACGGTTTTGCATCGGGTTGGTAAGGCTGTAACCGCCCAACTTGATGCCAGCAATTTGCTTGAACGAATTGTTGAAGCCTCGGTCTTTCTTTCGAATGCCGATGAGGGCTTTGTCCAATTAATTGATGATAATCAGTTGGTTGTGCGAGCCTCACACAATATTAATCCATTGCATTTGCGTGAGCTAAGCAAACATACCGATTACGAGCTGGCGACGCGCACAATCAAAACTAACAAACCAATTCGAATCAATTCTGAGCGCGATGGGATTCGGGTGCAAGCTAATTATTTGGCCCAAGCTGTGCTCATGGTGCCGTTGCTGGTTGGGACTGAGGCCTTGGGGGTTTTGACCGTCGCCGCGACAACCCATCGCCGCAACTTCGACGAAGGCGATGAGCGTTTGATGCAGATGCTGGCCGACTATGCCTCGATTGCCTTGCACAATGCCCGCACCTACAGCGCATTGCGCGAAACCCAAGGGCGCTTGGTTGAGGCGGAAAAATTATCGGGCATGGGGCGAATGGCGGCTTCGCTGGCTCACGAAATCAACAATCCGCTGGCGATTATTCGCTCGGGCTTGGAGTTGGTGGCCCAACAACATACGCCTGGCACGGCACTTGGCGATTTGGTGCAAGGGCTAGATGAAGAAGTGGCGCGGATTGCACGGTTGCTCTATACCTTGGTGAATTTCTATCAGCCCAATAATGATGGTGTGCCGCCAGATCTCAATCATTTGATTATTTCACTGATGCACATCACCAAACCACAACTTGATAAAGCCAATGTTAAACTGTACCAAGAGTTGGCGACCGATCTGCCAGCGCCAAACATTAGCAGCGATGCCTGCAAGCAAGTTTTGATCAATTTGGTGCGCAATGCGATTGATGCGATGCCCGATGGGGGCAAATTGACCATTCGCACGGCCCATCAAAAGGGGCAAATTTTTGTCAATGTTGAAGATAGCGGAATTGGGATTCCCCCCGAACATCGCGAACGTATTTTTGAGCCATTCTTTAGCACTAAAGGTGTGACGGGAACGGGGCTTGGGCTTTCTGTTGTTTATGGTATTTTGCAACAAGTTGGCGGCGCAATTTCGGTAGAGAGCATCGTGGATCAAGGCTCGAACTTTACCTTGCGCATTCCAGTTGCAGCCCAACGCAGCCAATCGCCTGATCTTGATTCCGATGAATTGTTGATTGGTTAA
- a CDS encoding GAF domain-containing protein: MNELPLQILVVDDEPRLSGQLRLLLEGQGYSVTTAVGGAAGIATLQASDVDVVLTDVTMPDVDGYTVLQWVRENRPDMPIIVMTGYGSLESATRALRLGAYDYILKPFSLPTVQAALNRASAAVSKRRADGQRTAELSAIAAIARQMGRSLEPVAMADATLSAIAESTGAQVALLYTAAENGMRWHLWRHVGLNEQLIQQLAELFPPSPLSKATIVWEDRPPWLAELPYELLQSLCSSVGGKVAWGALPLDAGPQALMALVLVGSSRKTQAWSPPFLISLGNALSMALVNTRLFNAVREERDRLRLLYGISRELASSLDPDQLLSRIIQHTVAAVNAERGSIIISSQDGRTTQRIVARYGMDQSVTESVAAALLQAGLSGWVFRQREAARIADVRVDKRWVELPSTRGRVRSALAVPLLREDQVLGVMTLTHPRIDHFSAADLELVRSVSAQAAVAIENANLFAELEQRVFDLEGLNSTSRELASSLDPLEVARKVAYRCAEMLDASMVALLHVDDKQGTLPLVSLINGQEQPLLKLGPISAALNDQEPVLLTSAGSQIELLVNNEEPLGESWIGVPLMLGDGINGLLIAADERRDAFDAYERQLLTALAGQAAVAMESARLYVTASEERTLLAAVIESVSDGILLTDEGQIVVANPAAGAIAGVSNSRLVNQPLLTFFPMLAMLARREDHESKEIAISNRYYAVNTAPLQNSSLGGQVIVLQDITHFKELDQIKSRFVSMVSHDLKSPLTAIQGYAQLVADGHMGTVNEMQRDALQAVVRNTGAMTALISDLLDLGKIEAGIGISPQETDLAVVLREVIDELKLRAKMGQISVQPEIPSSLPLVADPSRMRQVFTNILSNAIKYTPSGGQVQIRANNGDAKMHVQIQDSGLGIPEDSLPHIFERFYRVKRDIDSPIEGTGLGLAITKSIVDEHGGTIEVQSVIGEGTTFNVYLPQHK, encoded by the coding sequence ATGAATGAGTTGCCATTACAGATCTTGGTGGTCGATGACGAGCCACGCTTGAGTGGTCAGTTGCGGTTGTTATTGGAAGGGCAAGGCTACAGCGTAACCACGGCGGTTGGGGGTGCTGCGGGCATTGCCACGCTCCAAGCAAGCGACGTTGATGTCGTGCTGACTGATGTTACCATGCCTGATGTTGATGGCTATACGGTGTTGCAATGGGTGCGCGAAAATCGCCCAGACATGCCGATTATCGTCATGACTGGCTATGGTTCGCTGGAAAGTGCCACCCGTGCGCTGCGCTTAGGGGCTTACGATTATATTTTGAAGCCCTTTTCGTTGCCAACGGTGCAAGCAGCCTTGAATCGGGCTTCAGCAGCGGTTTCCAAGCGGCGTGCCGATGGTCAGCGTACTGCCGAGCTTTCAGCGATCGCGGCAATCGCCCGCCAAATGGGGCGCTCGCTGGAGCCAGTTGCGATGGCCGATGCCACCTTGAGCGCAATCGCCGAATCAACTGGCGCTCAAGTGGCCTTGCTCTACACCGCCGCTGAAAATGGCATGCGCTGGCATTTATGGCGACACGTTGGCCTGAATGAGCAACTGATTCAACAATTAGCCGAATTGTTTCCGCCCAGCCCGCTGAGCAAAGCGACGATCGTTTGGGAAGATCGCCCGCCGTGGTTGGCCGAACTGCCCTATGAATTGCTGCAAAGCCTGTGTAGCAGCGTTGGCGGCAAGGTTGCTTGGGGGGCATTGCCACTTGATGCCGGCCCACAAGCCTTGATGGCTTTGGTGCTAGTTGGCTCAAGCCGCAAAACCCAAGCATGGTCGCCGCCATTTTTAATCTCGCTAGGTAATGCCTTGAGCATGGCCTTGGTTAATACGCGCCTATTCAATGCAGTGCGCGAAGAACGCGACCGCTTGCGTTTGCTCTATGGCATCAGCCGCGAGTTGGCTAGCTCGCTCGACCCCGATCAATTGCTTTCGCGAATTATTCAACACACCGTGGCAGCAGTCAACGCTGAACGTGGCAGCATCATCATCTCATCGCAAGATGGCCGCACGACCCAGCGCATCGTTGCGCGGTATGGTATGGATCAATCGGTGACCGAATCGGTAGCGGCGGCGCTGTTGCAAGCGGGGCTTTCGGGCTGGGTCTTTCGTCAGCGTGAAGCCGCGCGGATTGCCGATGTGCGCGTTGATAAACGCTGGGTCGAATTGCCCTCAACGCGTGGTCGGGTACGTTCGGCCTTGGCTGTACCCTTGCTGCGCGAAGATCAAGTGCTCGGCGTGATGACCTTAACCCACCCACGGATCGACCATTTTAGTGCTGCCGATTTGGAATTGGTGCGTTCGGTTTCGGCTCAAGCAGCCGTAGCGATTGAAAATGCCAATTTATTTGCTGAGCTAGAGCAGCGAGTGTTTGACCTTGAAGGCTTGAATTCGACCAGCCGCGAATTGGCTAGCTCGCTTGATCCGCTGGAAGTAGCGCGAAAAGTCGCCTATCGCTGTGCCGAAATGCTCGATGCTTCGATGGTGGCGCTGCTGCATGTCGATGATAAACAAGGCACGTTGCCCTTGGTTTCCTTGATTAACGGCCAAGAACAACCATTGTTGAAGTTGGGGCCGATTAGCGCCGCTCTGAACGATCAAGAGCCAGTATTGTTAACCTCGGCTGGCAGTCAAATTGAACTTTTGGTCAATAACGAAGAACCCTTGGGCGAAAGCTGGATTGGCGTGCCCTTGATGCTTGGCGATGGGATCAATGGCTTGTTGATTGCTGCTGATGAGCGCCGCGATGCCTTTGATGCTTACGAGCGTCAATTGCTCACAGCCTTGGCAGGCCAAGCAGCGGTAGCCATGGAAAGTGCACGGCTATATGTCACTGCATCCGAGGAGCGCACGCTCTTGGCGGCGGTGATTGAATCGGTCAGCGACGGTATTTTGCTGACTGATGAAGGCCAAATTGTGGTTGCCAACCCTGCCGCTGGCGCGATTGCCGGAGTTTCCAATAGTCGCTTGGTCAATCAGCCCTTGCTGACCTTCTTCCCGATGTTGGCAATGCTAGCCCGCCGCGAAGATCACGAAAGCAAAGAAATTGCCATCAGCAATCGCTATTATGCGGTCAATACTGCGCCATTGCAAAACAGCTCCTTGGGTGGCCAAGTGATTGTGCTGCAAGATATTACCCATTTCAAAGAACTAGACCAAATCAAGAGCCGCTTTGTTTCGATGGTTTCACACGACCTCAAGTCGCCATTGACCGCGATTCAAGGCTATGCCCAATTGGTTGCCGACGGGCATATGGGCACGGTCAACGAGATGCAGCGCGATGCCTTGCAAGCAGTTGTGCGCAACACCGGTGCGATGACCGCCTTGATCAGCGATTTGCTCGATTTGGGCAAAATTGAAGCGGGAATTGGCATTTCGCCGCAAGAAACTGATTTGGCCGTGGTTTTGCGCGAAGTCATCGACGAGTTGAAACTGCGGGCCAAAATGGGTCAAATCAGCGTGCAGCCTGAAATTCCGTCCAGTTTGCCCTTGGTGGCCGATCCTTCGCGGATGCGCCAAGTCTTTACCAATATTCTCTCGAACGCAATCAAATACACACCAAGCGGGGGGCAGGTCCAAATTCGCGCTAATAATGGCGATGCTAAAATGCATGTGCAAATCCAAGATAGCGGCTTGGGAATTCCCGAAGATTCCTTGCCGCATATTTTTGAGCGTTTCTATCGCGTCAAGCGTGATATTGATTCGCCAATTGAAGGGACTGGCCTCGGCTTAGCAATTACCAAAAGCATCGTCGATGAGCATGGCGGCACAATCGAGGTGCAAAGCGTGATCGGCGAAGGCACAACCTTCAACGTTTATCTCCCTCAACACAAATAA